Part of the Ruegeria sp. AD91A genome, CCATGACGTTGCTTTATGCTGGTCTGGAAAACGGTGCCGCTGGGGATATAGTACGAGCGCTGGACCAGCGTGGCGTCACATATGAGATCCGGGGCGGATCGATCTACGTCTCCGGTGCGCAGCGCGACGAGTTGCGAATGACCCTGGCCAGCGAAGGCCTGCCCGCAAACGGCAACAAAGGGTACGAACTGCTTGATTCGTTAAGCGGGTTTGGCACCACGTCTCAGATGTTCGATGCTGCTTATTGGCGCGCGAAAGAGGGTGAACTGGCGCGGACTATTGTCGGCAGCCCGCATGTCAGTCAGGCGCGCGTCCATATTGCCAATGGGACAGCAAACCCGTTTCAGCGCAGTGTGGCACCAACGGCTTCGGTTTATCTCGTGCCATCCGGAAGCGAAATTACCGGTGATCAGGCCAAGGCTATCCGGTTCCTTGTTGCCTCGGCTGTCAGTGGGCTGACGCCAGAGAACGTAACGGTGATTGATTCACAAGGGGCTGTGATTGGCGGGCAAGATACCACAGCGACAACAGACACCGCCGATGACAAGTCGCGTCAGTTGCGAGAACGTGTTCTGCGTCTGGTCGAGGCGCGTGTCGGTACCGGCAATGCTGTGGTCGAGGTCAGTGTGGATACCGAGACCAAGACAGAATCCATTCGAGAGAGGCGCTTTGATCCCAAGGGCCGCGTGGCGATCAGCACGGATGTCGAAGAACGCTCGGACAGTGCTCGAAATCAGTCATCGGATGTTACTGTGGCGTCAAATCTGCCTGATGGTGACGCGGCAGGCGGAGATGAATCCAACTCGACGGCCACCCAGACTCGTGAGCGGGTGAACTATGAAGTCTCCGAGACAGAGCTGGAAGTACACAAGGCCCCCGGCGCGATCAAGCGTCTGACGGTTGCGGTTCTGGTCAATGGGACAAGATCGGTGGATGCGTCCGGATCCGAAGCATTTACGCCCTTGCCTCAGGAAGAGCTGACCGCTCTAGAAGAACTCGTGGCTTCAGCAGTCGGGCACGATGCGGCGCGCGGGGACGTTATCACACTGAAATCCATGGATTTTCCCTCGGTTGAGCCGCAGGGTACTCTGGTGACCTCGTCGTTCTGGCAGAACATCCATCTGGATGCCATGTCCTTGATACAGATGGCTGTGCTGGCTCTGGTTTCGCTGGTGTTGGCGCTGTTCGTGATCCGCCCGATCCTGACGAAGCCAACCTCGGCACCGGCGTTGCTGGCTGCTGCGGATGGGGCGAATTCGGGCGCATTGGCTCTGACTGGTGAAATCGCGCCGGAGGAACCGGCAGAGTTCTCTTCCTTGCCAGCAGAGCGCAGTGTCCCGGCCCTCGGCTCGAGCGCCACGGAGGATCCTGTTGATCGGCTGCGCGCCATGATCGGTGACAAGCAGGAAGAGACTGTCGAGATCCTGCGCAGTTGGCTTGAAGAAGGCGAGGAGCGGGTGTGATGTCGATTGCCCATCTGCTTGAGGATTTCACCACCCAGACTGGTACCGGGCCCGTTCTGCTTCTGGATGAGGACGCGCTGGAAGAACAACGGCTCTCTGCCTTTGAAGACGGGTATGGGGCCGGTTGGGAAGATGCCTCTCGGGCGCAGGAACAAAGTCGCGGCCAGATCTCGGCTGAATTGGCCAGGTCGCTTCAGGATATGTCTTTCACCTATCACGAAGCAATCACCCGCATGACCCTGTCTCTGGAGCCCATGTTCGCCAGTCTGGTTCAGACCGTACTGCCTGAGATGGCCGAGCGCGGCTTGGCTGCCCGCCTTGTGGAACAACTCTGTGAAATGGCGTGTTCCCGGGCAGAGCAGCCGATGCAGATTATGGTGCCGCCGGGATGCGCCGAAAAGGTTGCAGCGCTGTTGCCGCAAGACTTGCATCCCACTCCTCAGGTTATCGAACACTCTGAGCTGGAGCCGGGTCAGGCCCGCCTTCAGGTAGGCACAAGCAGGCGTGAGGCCGATTGCACCGCGTTGCTCGCCGCCATCGCACAGATCTTTGACGCTTATGTCTTTGAGGCAAGAAAGGCTTTGTCCAATGAATGACACCCAGATTCCGAAAACTGAAAAACCCAACCCGTTCGATTCGGTCCCGATTGAAGTGACCGTTTCAGTTGGTCGCACGCGCCCACTGATCCGGGACTTGTTGAACATGGGAGAGAATGCAGTGCTGATCTTGGACAAACGTATCGAAGACCCGGTCGACCTCTATGTTGGGGATCAGTTGGTCGCACGCGGGTTGCTGGAGGAAATGGAGGGCGATCAGGCG contains:
- the fliF gene encoding flagellar basal-body MS-ring/collar protein FliF, which produces MQQIGTVWASLDRRKQIIVAGAVALVFLGILGMSRLVTAPSMTLLYAGLENGAAGDIVRALDQRGVTYEIRGGSIYVSGAQRDELRMTLASEGLPANGNKGYELLDSLSGFGTTSQMFDAAYWRAKEGELARTIVGSPHVSQARVHIANGTANPFQRSVAPTASVYLVPSGSEITGDQAKAIRFLVASAVSGLTPENVTVIDSQGAVIGGQDTTATTDTADDKSRQLRERVLRLVEARVGTGNAVVEVSVDTETKTESIRERRFDPKGRVAISTDVEERSDSARNQSSDVTVASNLPDGDAAGGDESNSTATQTRERVNYEVSETELEVHKAPGAIKRLTVAVLVNGTRSVDASGSEAFTPLPQEELTALEELVASAVGHDAARGDVITLKSMDFPSVEPQGTLVTSSFWQNIHLDAMSLIQMAVLALVSLVLALFVIRPILTKPTSAPALLAAADGANSGALALTGEIAPEEPAEFSSLPAERSVPALGSSATEDPVDRLRAMIGDKQEETVEILRSWLEEGEERV
- a CDS encoding ABC transporter ATP-binding protein; this encodes MSIAHLLEDFTTQTGTGPVLLLDEDALEEQRLSAFEDGYGAGWEDASRAQEQSRGQISAELARSLQDMSFTYHEAITRMTLSLEPMFASLVQTVLPEMAERGLAARLVEQLCEMACSRAEQPMQIMVPPGCAEKVAALLPQDLHPTPQVIEHSELEPGQARLQVGTSRREADCTALLAAIAQIFDAYVFEARKALSNE
- a CDS encoding FliM/FliN family flagellar motor C-terminal domain-containing protein, coding for MNDTQIPKTEKPNPFDSVPIEVTVSVGRTRPLIRDLLNMGENAVLILDKRIEDPVDLYVGDQLVARGLLEEMEGDQAGQLAVRLTEIADLQNGIG